A stretch of the Diadema setosum chromosome 16, eeDiaSeto1, whole genome shotgun sequence genome encodes the following:
- the LOC140239407 gene encoding uncharacterized protein, producing the protein MWTSVMMVLAWAVITVSASTTNPPLQATSSVSGTSTIENHGCDCHNVSYNDMSIPLCPNENCSDPLCPKPTPPTPSCKCDAACVVFGDCCPPDTYGSLEDGSCITSHRYRRSSFRCSEVKFMMTLTYEEKRNYLLIATCPTDWTDDDIRWKCENVSTAELSMADLPVSQERVGSFKNIFCAVCNGVTADDVTPWNVTLLRCDSNILEEQKFSIQKAVSESGCILSVFPPHNGFDELILTKCSSYMSQTAEACFPDIDTLIVQACNTLDSLLYENNLVIYENVGHYFCSSSGIPSRHNYFECPCWGFVDAQPISVLFDFSSGSGVRLSKNYETMTAEAITCISGRAFDPFTGNCLTLTCPHGSMLYENECVWEDNVGDVICEILESTNSSMTTIVFVSESDTCSGMLDGHFHNCTLQILNSIIGFTRHTMKCRDNYTIGTNRSSLSIVAQIDYASVVVHFDEYLTNHLDPGCGLSSASIFGHCNFSGNLSICNRSMESSELRTEVDAFWESIGRSGEDNFMVLGTTYRGMQGTVNFVKEVTRTNCNQTVTTPTCPRLLLSIDLFERFDGNSLKYKPTGDVIPPENYFYTGDLVSVCHFLTQNGTINVTTTWSFFQYSPIHVYLSYGGTLLSVTALTFTLITYFTFISLRKLVSSKLIMILCACLLIAQALLMLGGFATAHPLTCSIVAAISHFFWLSVFSISTSLAFDLGRTFGAHSSISISGKSSAILRKYLLVAFGLPLLIVGVGVAVSFGVNSDLIRYGDELSCWIGDGYANLVAFGGPVAVALTLNIIFFAKTVRGIHLSTRERKELREGVKTETNNAENLRIYIKISTIMGFTWLIGYVAAFCQQDALWYVFIILNSLQGVYIFFAFCANKRVFDLWCTQRKQSFSSRKSIPSKSSSTVMQTVSL; encoded by the exons ATGTGGACAAGCGTAATGATGGTATTGGCGTGGGCGGTGATTACTGTTAGCGCATCCACAACCAATCCACCGTTACAGGCAACGTCCAGTGTCAGCGGTACGTCGACGATTGAGAATCACGGATGTG ACTGCCATAACGTCTCTTACAACGACATGTCAATCCCACTGTGTCCGAATGAGAACTGCAGTGATCCTCTCTGTCCAAAGCCTACACCGCCTACGCCATCCTGTAAATGCGATGCCGCCTGCGTCGTGTTCGGAGATTGCTGTCCCCCAGACACATACGGGTCTCTGGAGGACGGTAGTTGCATCACCTCTCATCGGTACCGACGAAGCAGTTTTCGCTGCTCCGAAGTGAAATTTATGATGACTCTAACGTACGAGGAGAAGCGAAACTACCTTCTCATTGCGACCTGTCCTACAGATTGGACCGACGACGACATTCGATGGAAATGCGAAAACGTGTCAACCGCAGAGTTATCCATGGCAGACTTGCCCGTCAGCCAAGAACGCGTAGGTAGTTTTAAGAACATCTTCTGTGCCGTTTGCAATGGTGTTACGGCTGATGACGTCACACCCTGGAACGTTACGCTGTTAAGATGTGATAGCAACATCTTAGAGGAACAAAAGTTCTCGATTCAAAAAGCCGTTAGCGAGTCAGGCTGCATCTTGTCCGTTTTCCCTCCACACAATGGATTCGATGAGCTCATTCTGACAAAGTGCTCCAGTTACATGTCTCAAACTGCTGAGGCGTGTTTTCCTGATATAGATACTTTAATTGTTCAGGCTTGCAATACTCTCGATTCACTACTATACGAAAACAATCTGGTAATCTATGAAAACGTTGGACACTATTTTTGTTCATCTTCAGGTATTCCTTCCCGTCATAACTACTTCGAATGCCCCTGTTGGGGTTTTGTAGATGCCCAGCCGATTTCAGTTTTGTTCGATTTTTCTTCCGGCAGCGGAGTCAGGCTTTCGAAGAACTACGAGACTATGACAGCAGAAGCAATTACATGCATTTCTGGAAGGGCATTTGACCCTTTCACCGGTAATTGCCTGACACTCACGTGCCCCCATGGTTCTATGTTATATGAAAACGAATGTGTATGGGAAGACAATGTCGGTGATGTGATTTGCGAGATACTGGAGTCCACTAACAGCTCAATGACTACGATAGTATTTGTGTCGGAGAGCGATACTTGTTCAGGCATGTTGGACGGACACTTTCACAACTGCACATTGCAAATACTGAACAGTATCATAGGCTTTACAAGACATACCATGAAATGTCGAGACAACTACACTATTGGAACCAACAGATCAAGTTTAAGTATAGTTGCTCAGATCGACTATGCGAGCGTAGTGGTCCACTTTGACGAATACTTGACTAACCATCTTGACCCAGGATGCGGACTCTCTTCCGCGTCGATATTCGGGCATTGCAATTTTTCAGGCAATCTATCAATTTGCAATCGATCCATGGAGTCATCGGAGCTGCGAACAGAAGTTGACGCTTTTTGGGAGAGCATTGGTCGGAGTGGGGAAGACAACTTCATGGTTTTAGGAACAACTTACAGAGGCATGCAAGGCACTGTCAACTTCGTGAAAGAAGTTACGAGAACCAATTGTAATCAGACAGTTACTACTCCCACCTGTCCCCGTCTATTGTTGAGTATCGACCTGTTTGAACGATTTGACGGGAACAGCTTGAAATACAAGCCGACCGGTGATGTTATACCACCAGAAAATTATTTCTATACTGGAGATCTCGTTAGTGTATGTCACTTTTTGACACAAAATGGCACAATTAACGTGACAACAACTTGGTCATTCTTTCAGTATTCCCCAATACATGTTTATCTGAGTTATGGTGGAACGTTGCTGTCAGTGACCGCTCTCACTTTCACCCTCATTACGTACTTCACTTTCATTTCACTGCGGAAATTAGTCAGCAGCAAACTTATCATGATTCTCTGCGCTTGCCTTCTCATTGCTCAAGCCTTGTTGATGCTCGGCGGGTTCGCCACTGCACATCCATTGACATGCTCGATTGTCGCTGCGATATCACACTTCTTCTGGTTGTCGGTGTTCTCAATATCGACGTCGCTCGCCTTTGATCTCGGTAGGACATTTGGAGCTCATTCGTCCATCAGCATTTCCGGCAAGAGCAGCGCGATCTTGAGGAAGTACCTTCTAGTGGCCTTTGGCTTGCCACTTTTGATAGTGGGAGTTGGTGTTGCTGTAAGTTTTGGTGTGAACTCAGACCTTATTCGGTATGGCGATGAGCTGTCCTGTTGGATTGGAGATGGTTACGCGAATCTGGTAGCTTTCGGCGGTCCCGTGGCCGTAGCCTTGACGCTGAACATCATCTTCTTTGCCAAAACTGTCCGTGGAATTCACCTCAGTACTCGGGAGAGAAAAGAACTTCGGGAAGGAGTAAAGACAGAGACCAACAACGCAGAAAATCTGCGCATCTATATCAAG ATTTCGACGATTATGGGTTTCACCTGGCTGATTGGGTACGTGGCGGCTTTCTGTCAACAGGACGCCCTCTGGTACGTCTTCATCATTCTGAACTCTCTGCAGGGGGTCTACATATTTTTCGCTTTCTGTGCCAACAAGAGAGTGTTCGACCTGTGGTGCACGCAGCGCAAGCAATCGTTCTCTTCAAGGAAAAGCATCCCATCGAAGTCTTCTTCGACAGTCATGCAAACAGTCAGTCTGTAG